The following proteins are co-located in the Apium graveolens cultivar Ventura chromosome 5, ASM990537v1, whole genome shotgun sequence genome:
- the LOC141724720 gene encoding F-box protein At5g49610, whose product MMNQSDLKYGVFPDEIIHQIFVRLPMKALFRAKSVCKLWYDLVSDDYFLKMYNELSVKNPMVLIEVTESSQFSSSLICVDNLRGVSEFSLDFVKARVKVRASCNGLLCCSSIPDKGVYYVCNPMTKEYKVLPRSRERPVTRFHPDGEATLVGLACDLLSQKYNVVLAGYHRTFGHRPDRKFMCLVFDSECNKWRKFVSMQDDQFTHMNKNQVVYVNGSLHWMTESCSWLLVLDLNNDIWRKMTFPDEVSCGTGNRVYLLESDGYLSVIKISEAWMSIWILKDYQSEEWCMVDRVSLRCIRDMVPGIFPISQTGQYIFLATHKQVLVYQRNSRVWKEMYSVRNGSTLPLWFSAYAYRSTIFTFH is encoded by the coding sequence ATGATGAATCAATCTGATTTGAAATATGGGGTTTTCCCAGATGAGATTATTCATCAAATTTTTGTTAGATTGCCCATGAAAGCCCTTTTTCGGGCTAAGAGTGTTTGTAAACTTTGGTATGATTTGGTGTCAGatgattattttttaaaaatgtaTAATGAATTGTCTGTAAAGAATCCTATGGTGTTGATTGAGGTTACTGAATCGTCACAGTTTAGCTCTAGTTTGATTTGTGTTGATAATTTAAGAGGTGTGTCTGAATTTTCATTGGATTTTGTTAAGGCTAGAGTGAAAGTTAGAGCATCATGTAATGGATTGTTGTGTTGTTCAAGTATTCCTGATAAGGGTGTTTATTATGTTTGTAATCCGATGACGAAAGAATATAAGGTGCTTCCGAGAAGTAGAGAAAGACCTGTTACTCGATTTCATCCTGATGGTGAAGCTACTCTTGTCGGGTTAGCTTGTGATTTGTTGTCACAGAAGTACAATGTGGTGTTAGCCGGATATCATAGAACGTTTGGACATAGGCCTGATAGGAAATTTATGTGTTTGGTGTTTGATTCTGAATGTAATAAATGGAGGAAGTTTGTCTCGATGCAAGATGATCAGTTTACTCATATGAATAAGAACCAGGTTGTGTATGTTAATGGTTCGCTTCATTGGATGACTGAAAGTTGTTCTTGGTTGCTTGTTCTTGATTTGAATAATGACATTTGGAGGAAGATGACTTTTCCGGATGAAGTAAGTTGTGGGACTGGAAATCGAGTTTATTTGTTGGAGTCAGATGGTTATTTGTCTGTGATTAAGATATCTGAAGCTTGGATGAGTATTTGGATCTTGAAAGATTACCAGAGTGAGGAATGGTGTATGGTTGATAGGGTTAGTCTTCGATGCATTAGAGACATGGTACCAGGAATATTTCCTATTAGTCAAACTGGACAATACATTTTTCTTGCAACACACAAACAAGTTCTGGTTTATCAAAGAAACAGCAGGGTTTGGAAGGAAATGTATTCAGTGAGAAACGGCTCAACATTGCCGTTGTGGTTTTCAGCATATGCCTATCGGAGTACAATCTTTACTTTCCATTAA